The genomic window TGTTCCTCACCCACCGCCCCCGATTCCTCTTCTCCAGGCTGCTCTGTTGGATTTTTCAGGAGCAGACACTACCTGTGGATAGTGAGATGACTTTCTTCATGTCATTCACCAAACCCGCAAGTGCAGGTTCTAGTGGTGGGGCAACCCAGGAAGGATCCACCTGTCTGTCCCCTATGTGCACCCCACGCCGCATACTGTGGGCAAATCCCTCTGGGCTGGTGTGGAGGTGCTGGGCTAAGTGTCCCCCCACCACCAACGAGGCTGGTGATGAGAGAGGCGGCCACTCTTCGCCTGGGTCCGCTCTTCCCATGAGGGGCGGCCTGGCCGCCCCCAGACGACGGCACTGCCCACCCCTGTCGGGCTCCTGGGCGCTCGCCACGCCACGGGCCCGGGTGGGTGGGAACTCGGCAAGAAGCTTGGCAGCTCCATCCAGATGCGAAttgtccctcccacacttgccGGGCTGCAGGGGCCTCCATTAGAGCCCCCGAGGAGTCAGAATCCACACCTCCGCAAATGGGCCCGCTTTCCCAAGGCCCCCCCTGCCCAGGCCTTCCCTGGGCTCTGTGGGTTTTGACACCTCTCTGTAACCTGGCGGGGGGCCACCTCTCACCTTGGGTCCGGATAAAAGCTCAGGCCTGGAGGTGGCCAGCCCAGcgtcccagagcccagagccccggCCATGGCCCAGTCCCCTCCTCTGCACTGCCTCCTGGGCCAAGANNNNNNNNNNNNNNNNNNNNNNNNNNNNNNNNNNNNNNNNNNNNNNNNNNNNNNNNNNNNNNNNNNNNNNNNNNNNNNNNNNNNNNNNNNNNNNNNNNNNGGTACCCGACATGGGTCCCTGGGTTACACCCCCTTACCACCCTGGGACTCAGTCGCCCCCGCAACTGTCCCAAGGGAGAGCCCCAGACGCGGCCCTTTGGACACCGCCCCAGGCCTCTTCAGGAACGCAGATGTCCCCAGAGTCCAGGAACCAGGCTACGCCCTGGACGCCGCCCCCCTCGGCCCCTGAGCTGGCTGCAATGTACCAGGTACGCACTCAGTTCCGGCTGCTTCCCCTCGGGATGGAGAGGGTGGCTCGGCTCTAGTCTGCAGAGAATCTCATACTTTTTAGATCCCAGTTTATCTAATCCAACCCACGTGGGGGTAGAGACAGGCTGAAGAGAGTAGGGAAAGGACCCTAACCTCCTTGGGGAAAGAGGTGGGGCCACGGGGCATTAAGGCCACTTCTACCTCTGCCTAGAAGTCTTCATAGCCACATGAAAGAGGGGGGATCTTGGGACTTGCTCCAGAGGCAGGATGGAGGGTAGAAAGGGCCACTGGCCAAGAAAGTCCCTCTAAGTGCTCGGTTAGGGttgaggggaagggaggctggCCGGGCCCTGTGGCAGGGACTTCCAGAGTAGATGGGCTGGGAGCTCATGACCTTCCTATTTTCTTCAAGCTTCGTTTGTCCTTGCGGCCCACAAATGAATGAATCCTGTTCCACAAAAGAGCATATTAATAAACGAAAATTACTGCTTGCTCTGTTTGCCTGCACCGTTCTTGGTACATGAACGTACCGTCAGCCCTCCAGCACCGCTATGGAGTTGGCACTGTTATCAtcgtccccattttacagctgagaaaacagaACGAAAGAGGTCGAGTTCTTAGAACTAGTTAGTagcagaggtgggatttgaacccaggtcgtGTATCTCCAAAGCCAGTGCCCATCACCACTTTGTGCCACTGCATCCACAGCACCAGGGCTGTCCAGAAGCTGCCAGCCACACTCCAGGGAGCACCCAGGTTCACGGTCTCGGGCTGTCTCAGTGCAGTGGCCCCACTAACCAGCTGCTTTTGTCTCTCTTGCagggtctctctgtgtctccagagTCCTGTCTGTTGCCAGGAACCCCACCCCTCCTGTCCCTCCCAGCGTGCGAGAGACTCCAGCCTCAGTCCCAGTGGGGTTGCTGGAGCCCCAGTGTAGAGATGCCACCCAGCTCAGAAGCCCAGGGACCGGGCCCTGCCTTCTGGCTCAGTGATGAAAGCCCTTCCCAGAGCTCAGGCGTGCAGCTCAGTGACTGCCCTGAACTTTGGCAAGAAGATCTGGAAGGGGCCCACTTGGGCATCTTCTACTGAAGGCCTGGCATGTCCCCTGGTCGGCCAGGAGTCAGGCCTCCGGTGGGGGGTGTCCTCCCCGTGTGCTACCTCTGTGCTCTTCAAGGTGTTTTGGTTCAGTTTGGGTTggggttcttttattttatttgctttatttttttaagccaaggATCTCTCTTCCAAGTGATGTGTTTTCATGGAAGCAATGTTTGAAACAGGTCGTGGGTGGCCTCCCTGGCTGGACTGGGGCTGGGGTAGCACCCTCCACTCCTAGGCACCCCCCAGAATGCCCAGGGCTCCGAAGAGCACCGCCTGAGCTGCAGGGAGGTGGTGGCTGCCAGGCTGGGACTGGTGGGGGGGGGTTGTCGGGAGGGGTGGGGTTAGGGAGAGAAGCCTGTATGCTTAGATTTTgtacttcttaaaaaaacaacaaaaatgttggTGTGGTCCGTTTTTCTTCTGTCGGCCTGGGTTTTTATGctttctggaaaaggaagaatgTTCCCATCCTGCAGGGAGCAGCTTTGCTGTTCTTTCCCTCCCCGGGTCTAGGCCTCCGGAGCTTGGCGTGTGCCCTCACCTGCCACTTTGACAGTCTACACTGTGCAAGGGTTCCACCTGGCCCGCTGTGCAAGGTGACACGCGCAGGTTAGTGTTTGGGCCTGTTCGCCAGcctcagcctccccccacccccccgccgtCACCTTTGCCATTCTTCTGGGTGCCTTCCCGCTGACCCAGAGGGCTCCTTCATGGTTgtattaaagtgtttttaaaggatGCATggcagggtgcccgggtggctcagtccattaagcgtctgacttcggctcaggtcatgatctcatgtttccagagttcgagccctgcatcgagctctgtgctgatggctcagagcctggagcctgcttcggattctgtgtctccctcgctctcggtctgtcccctgctcatgctttgtctctgtgtctctcaaaaataaatattaaaaaaaattgaaggatgCACGGCGGTGAGCTCCCACCAGCGAGGCCCGGTGTATCTGGGGCCGCCATAAAAGAGCACGAATCaggggcttaaacaacacaagtatattttctcacagtccgggaggctagaagtccaaggtcgtgtcagcaggtttggtttcttctggagCCTCTCTCAGATGGCCACcgtctcactgtgtcctcatgtaATTGCCCTGCAGTCTGTGTGTCTGTCGATCTCTTCTTGTAGAGACACCAGCcctactggattagggcccacccataTGACCCTATTTtaccttaatcacctctttatAGGCGCTACCTCTGAATGCATTCACGTTCTGAGGTACTGGGTTAGGCCTTCACCATGTTAGAACACCCAATGTTAGATGCCAGAGAGAAAACATTCCCCAACTAACAAGGCGAAGTACAGGCAGGTAAGTGGTCAGAGCCCCGGTCAAGGATGGGAGTTTATATACGGTGCTTACGGGACCAGAGAGAATGTGACAGCCTGGTAGTTTCTTTATTGGGTTACTGATTGGTTAATGCTAC from Suricata suricatta isolate VVHF042 chromosome 9, meerkat_22Aug2017_6uvM2_HiC, whole genome shotgun sequence includes these protein-coding regions:
- the MESP2 gene encoding mesoderm posterior protein 2, yielding VPDMGPWVTPPYHPGTQSPPQLSQGRAPDAALWTPPQASSGTQMSPESRNQATPWTPPPSAPELAAMYQGLSVSPESCLLPGTPPLLSLPACERLQPQSQWGCWSPSVEMPPSSEAQGPGPAFWLSDESPSQSSGVQLSDCPELWQEDLEGAHLGIFY